AGCCGGAAAGAGCTGAATTTGCGGCGGGTTCCGTCAATATAGCTGAGAATCATCGTGTTGCTCTGGGCGAACAGTGGCCCTTGGAAGAAGTAGAAGAACAGAATGGATATGTAGATCATTTCATATGTATTGGCCTGAAAGACAAGCTGGGACAAGACCAGCGTTCCTGTCAGCATGACGAGGACAATCCTCCGGATATTCTGATACCGGTCACTCCAGATGCCCCAGAAGGGATTGGCAACAATGGAGACCAGTGCGCCTACAGACATCAGGCTCCCGATCTCCAGCTTATTCATTCCTACATCCTGAAGATATAAGGGAAAGAAGCTGGTGAAGAGGACAACCGTTCCATATACGAAGAAGTTGAACCATTTCAGAGAGGTGAAAGACAGCTGCTTATCGAGATGATCCCGCAAACTTTGCACTCCTTTCCCGTTAGGATGCCCTGTATTCTTGCTGTGGCCGCCTTAGGTTGCCGCTGATATCACTGTAACATTTGTTGAAAAGGGATACAAACCAACTTTTATAGGGAATTACAAATCAATGGCAAAATATCTGTTTAACTTCAGTTTACATAGGCCAGTTATTCTGGGTTCTAAGGCGGAGGCGGGGCCCCACTGCTCCAACCATCTATCTGCCGGAAAAGGGGATTTCTTATGAAAAACAAGCAAGCACCGCAGAAACAGGGGGCGGCCATGAAGCCGTTCCTGAAGCTGCTGCATGAAACCAAGCCATCTTACCTGCTGCTGGCGCTGGCCCTTGGCCTCAGCATCATTTCGACCCTCGTCGGTCTGGTGATTCCCATGTTCACGAAGAATCTGGTGGACGGCTTCTCGCTGGCTTCTGTCAGCAAGCTGCAGATTGCCGGCATTGCCGGAGCGTTCATTGCGCAGACCGTGGCCGGCGGAGTCTCGATTTACCTTTTGAATGCTGTCGGGCAAAAAGTCGTGGCCGGACTGCGTGACAGGCTGTGGCGCAAATTTCTGGTACTGCCCGTATCCTACTATAATGAGAACCGGACAGGCGAGAGCGTCAGCCGGATGACTAATGATACAGGAATTCTCAAGACACTGATCTCGGAGCATCTGGCCAGTCTGTTCACCGGTCTCATCTCTATTGTCGGCTCTGTCCTTGTGCTGTTCTATCTGAACTGGAAAATGACGCTGGTGCTGTTCACAGTCCTTCCGTTGTCGGCACTGATTCTGGTGCCGCTGGGACGGCAGATGTACAAGATCTCCAAGGGCACGCAGGACGAGACAGCCTCCTTCACCGCTGTGCTCAGCGGCGTGTTGTCCGAGATCCGGCTGGTGAAATCCTCGGGAGCGGAGCAGAAGGAGTATGAAGCCGGACGGCAAGGAATTATGAACCTGCTGGGCTTCGGAATTCGTGAGGGCAAAATCAGCGCCCTGATCAGCCCGCTGATCTCTTTCGTCTTCATGATGCTGCTGGTGGTTATTATCGGCTATGGCGGGATGCTGGTATCCTCCGGGGCGCTCACTGCCGGTGAACTGGTCGCCTTTATTCTGTATCTGATTCAGATTATTATGCCGCTGACACAGCTGACGCAATTCTTCACCCAGCTCCAGAAGGCCAAGGGTGCCTCCGAGCGGATCATTGAGACCCTTGAAGCAGAGGAAGAGGTATATGAAGGTGTGGAAGAGGCTGAGGGCACAGAGGGGCCAATTGCTGTGGAAGATCTCAGCTTCGGATACAAGGCGGGGGAGAAGGTCCTGAGCAAGGTAAGCTTCACTATGCAGCCGGGGCAGGTGACAGCCATTGTCGGGCCGAGCGGCGGCGGTAAAACAACTCTGTTCTCGCTGCTGGAACGGTTCTATGAGCCGCAGAGCGGAGTCATCCGGCTGGACGGCAAACCGGCACCCGTGTTCTCCCTGAAATCCTGGCGGAAGAGAATCGGTTATGTCTCACAGGAAAGTCCGCTGCTAGCCGGTACCATTGCCGAGAATCTAGGATATGGGCTGGACCGCGAGATCAGCCAGGAGGAGCTGAAGCGGGCTGCGGCCATGGCCTACGCTGACGGCTTCATTGAAGAGCTGCCGGACGGGTACAACACGGATGTCGGGGAGCGCGGGGTGAAGCTGTCCGGCGGACAGCGGCAGCGGATTGCCATCGCCAGAGCGCTGCTGCGCGATCCAAAGATTCTCATGCTGGATGAGGCTACCTCAAGCCTGGACAGCCAGTCGGAGGCTGTGGTGCAGAAGGCACTGGGCAATCTGATGCAGGGCCGGACCACGATTGTGATCGCCCACAGATTAGCTACGGTGGTGAACGCGGACCAGATTATTTTCATGGAGAAGGGCCGGATTACCGGCAAGGGCACGCATGAGGAGCTGCTGAGGGATCATGAGCTGTACCGTGAGTTCGCCGAGCAGCAGCTGCAGCTGAACACACCTGAGCTTCTGAGCCAAGAGATAGAGGAGGGTTCTACAGACTATGGTCAAAATATTGGTAGTGGACGACGATCCGCATATCCGCGAATTGGTGGGAGTGTTCCTGAGAGCTGAAGGGATGGCCGAGGTGCTGAGCGCTTCTGACGGACTGGAGGCGCTGCGGCTGCTCGAAGAGAGCGCGGCGGATATGGCAATCATTGATATTATGATGCCGAATATGGACGGCTGGGAGCTGTGCCGGGAGCTGCGCAAGCAATATGATTTTCCGATACTAATGTTGACGGCCAAAGGGGAGACCTCGCAGAT
The window above is part of the Paenibacillus sp. FSL H8-0048 genome. Proteins encoded here:
- a CDS encoding ABC transporter ATP-binding protein, whose product is MKNKQAPQKQGAAMKPFLKLLHETKPSYLLLALALGLSIISTLVGLVIPMFTKNLVDGFSLASVSKLQIAGIAGAFIAQTVAGGVSIYLLNAVGQKVVAGLRDRLWRKFLVLPVSYYNENRTGESVSRMTNDTGILKTLISEHLASLFTGLISIVGSVLVLFYLNWKMTLVLFTVLPLSALILVPLGRQMYKISKGTQDETASFTAVLSGVLSEIRLVKSSGAEQKEYEAGRQGIMNLLGFGIREGKISALISPLISFVFMMLLVVIIGYGGMLVSSGALTAGELVAFILYLIQIIMPLTQLTQFFTQLQKAKGASERIIETLEAEEEVYEGVEEAEGTEGPIAVEDLSFGYKAGEKVLSKVSFTMQPGQVTAIVGPSGGGKTTLFSLLERFYEPQSGVIRLDGKPAPVFSLKSWRKRIGYVSQESPLLAGTIAENLGYGLDREISQEELKRAAAMAYADGFIEELPDGYNTDVGERGVKLSGGQRQRIAIARALLRDPKILMLDEATSSLDSQSEAVVQKALGNLMQGRTTIVIAHRLATVVNADQIIFMEKGRITGKGTHEELLRDHELYREFAEQQLQLNTPELLSQEIEEGSTDYGQNIGSGRRSAYPRIGGSVPES